gcacactgagtacgtaacgttttgtggcttgaacgtatatatggctgtggttactatagtacatttagtaacgataaatgtcgacaaactggtacaagtATTGCTAGGTACGGTAAATGGGTGTTCACGGTACGGTGGTATCGTTTAAACACTTAACTTacactaagaatccagctgacgggaggtttgaccaatcagaatgctcgaactgaaagtacacttctacaggtgttaaaaaatccacgctacataaattatgtaaccctactcagggtcagagtaacccttcaggtgtagggtgaacgtttacacctggaaagtgttaaaattcaacactccatttttttgcgtgtagGACATGCAATTATATTACAATTCTGTTTTCTCATGGTTTTGTGTGACAGTCCCAACGTTTGGTAAACCAGACaagatttttacaattacatTTAGATTGAAAAAgacaattaatatgaaattacaTTTTCCGCTGACGTATTATTCATTATCAGCCGTTGAATAAAATCTCGTTTTAGCACAGCTTTATCTTCCCATAACTTGTAATTATTAACATTTCTGCACAGAACGGATCATCGCATGTTAACGTAAACTGCACAAGACGTTGTACATGTGAAAATGATGTTCTCCACTGTGAAGAATACTCCTGCAGTCATAATGCAACATGCCAGaaacaaggtcaaagttcatcttgCGAGTGTAAAGAGGGCTACTGGGGAAATGGTACGACTTGTCAAGTAATCACAAACTGTCAGGATGTTTATAATGGTTTATCCACCGAAGAAGGCATTTATTTGATACATCCGCCAACTTGGGCACATGAACCTTTCCAAGTTTATTGCAAAGGTGGTTGGATGGTAAGTTTTCTTCACGAAACCAGGACACTTGTCATTTCACATTTCGCATAACTCGTAAATGTTCTTTTGCAGATGCTTAAAATGACAAATATctaaattttcttttacattattaatattatcccATCCGTCAGGTGAAATAGAGGTTATTAATCTTAGAAAGTTCAATAATCTGTAACACTATTGCTGGAACACATTTTAAGTATACGTGGCTGCACGCTGTAATGTTCCTGTCCTTTTACTAATCAAACCGCGGAGTTGATATTACCCTGTGATCATGCAAACAAGACGTTGATGTTGATTATATTCCACTTAATCTAACATTCACTTATATTTCGATCTTTAACTACCATCCTAGATTGTTCCAAAAGCTACTACTAGCCGCtcattttacaaacaaaattctTGACCAAATGACAGCATAAGTCCCTTAATATTACGCTTTGGGTCAAATTTCGACCAGCGATACCAAACGTTCGTCACTTGAGTAACTTCTGCAAACCTTGTAGGTTACATGAGTTATGCCATGATATAGGTAACGTTCATTTAGGAAGCAGACAAGAAAGCACAGTTTATAGAAGTAACTTATTTCATAATAATAGCAACTTCAGTATTTTCTTAATTGTCATGAAGTCTTCCCAATTCTTTCGTCGTCCCATAAATTCATTTAAGCAATTATGAGATCTCTTCCAGAGGCATTTCTTGTCACCTTCAGTTAAACTGTACATATTCAACTTGTGTATCGTTCTAAAACAAGCGGTTATTTTTTATACAGCTGTTTCAGAGGCGAGTTGATGCTTCTGTGTCATTTTTCAATGATTGGATAACCTACAGAGATGGATTTGGCGATCTCAATTCTAGTTTCTGGcttggaaatgagaaaatacATGTCATATCAGCTGAGAGAGATCATCAACTCAGAATTGAAATTTGGTTCAACACCACCAATGATGCCAGTGAATATCTTCATTACAATCTTTTTAGAATTAGCTCCGAGGCAACAAAATACGAGATAACGCTTGGAAGTTACACAGGGAGCTTTGGTACGTATTTTTTCGCGAATATCACCTGCCTCTGACAAATTCAATTTAGTCTGGTTTTGTTgactgaatgtaaaatgtatagTTGTTTGTTCTTAATGCCATAGCATATTTGTGAAGACCTCTTAAAACGCTTGAAGAGTGCGAAGGGGAATTACTAATATGCAAATGCTAACGAAGTTCTTGGGATACTTCAACTAAAATCGAAAGGTACACAATGCTAAATTGAGGTTTCATGCTTGTTTAGGCTACAGGAAGCCTTTAGACTGCATCCGAATAGTATATGACATATCTGTGTTTTTTTCAGTTAGCCTGTAACAATAACTGTAAAAAGAAATGGATAAGTTTGTAAAAAGTCTTCTCATGAATTTTTAAAGAAGCTTAGTATAAAAAATCTCtttttatattaaacagattatGACTACATGGATTACCATCGAGATATGAAATTTACTACCTACGATCAGGACAATGACTTAGTTCTTCAAAATTGTGCTACTAGTGAATTCCATCCCGGCGGCTGGTGGTTCAATGGTTGTCATGCTATTATGTTGAATGGAATCTACGGTGGCCCTTGGGATACAGgaatatgtttgtttcaaagaaatACTCACGATTACACCTGTTCTGTTGTAGCAgtgaatatgaaaataaagacCTTATGAGGCTGTACTTACAGAGGTTAACGACCATATCTGCCTTAAAGTCGTTACGCCATGGACCTTACAAATATTGCTCACTGTATGTCTAATAGTAATCGCTAGAAGCCAGAAAGAGGATTGGAGAGGATCGTGACGATTTTCCTTAAAGAACATGCATAATCAGGCTATATAATGAAAGCACTACAAGCTAAGCTTATAAAGAATTGTAAATAAAAGCTTATCACTCAAGGTTCGCTTATACAACACCTGATCGTGACAATGTGGGTTGCGTAATTAATTTTGCCAAACCAGCAGATTATAATTgttcaaattcaaaattgtaGTTGACAAGGCTTCTACACCCTCCTATCACAAGATAAGGATAAAGAGAAggtaaatattgaattttaatTATCGATTGCGTTGCAAAAGACAAATTAAAGTGTCAGTGGTCAGATGTaaaaatttatattatatttagtttattttgaCTTCAACATCTACCATAGATAcatgttatattttttgttttgtatacgTGTTTCATAATCATTAAGGAAATGAGCCAGCTCTAGAAAAGAAGGAAATGACAAGACATACTAATATACATATTTGAAGATTGGGGAGAAAAAAATCTatctatacaaaatatatatatatagatagatagatagatagatagatagatagatagatagatagatagatagatagatagatagatagatagatagatagatagatagatagatagatagatagatagatagatagatagatagatagatagatagatagatagatagatagatagatagatagatagatagatagatagatagatagatagatagatagatagatagatagatagatagatagatagatagatagatagatagatagatagatagatagatagatagatagatagatagatagatagatagatagatagatagatagatagatagatagatagatagatagatagatagatagatagatagatagatagatagatagatagatagatagatagatagatagatagatagatagatagatagatagatagatagatagatagatagatagatagatagatagatagatagatagatagatagatagatagatagatagatagatagatagatagatagatagatagatagatagatagatagatagatagatagatagatagatagatagatagatagatagatagatagatagatagatagatagatagatagatagatagatagatagatagatagatagatagatagatagatagatagatagatagatagatagatagatagatagatagatagatagatagatagatagatagatagatagatagatagatagatagatagatagatagatagatagatagatagatagatagatagatagatagatagatagatagatagatagatagatagatagatagatagatagatagatagatagatagatagatagatagatattatatattattataatatattatatatatataaatatatatatatatgtatttgtgtgtgtattatgCTTGGTAAAATTGGATATGCcaataatatatattgtttaccaTTTACTACGTTAGCCATGAACTTTGTAATGTGTTTGTCATAGCTTATTTCATCATCAATGCACACTAACATAAAGATAGATTTTATGGGAGATACTCTCAAGCAATCCGCCATAAATACATTAGAAGAGACTCATATGACTAGGAAGGCTGTCAGCCGTCTTGATTTTCCAAGCTTATAGAACAATATGCTTTAtcgattgttcttttctagctctaggaaaaaaacatgaatgtgCTCTCATTTATATTGATCTTTTTTGCATACATTCATTGTCATTCAACATCAAGACGATCTCGTGACAGTTATTTGATATATACCCGCAGGCAACAGTATAATCGATCGCGAAAAGTGTCCTGTGTGATAATAAAGACTTTACTATTACTTGTTATCATTTCCTATCATATGAGACCCCATTTCATAATGCTAATTAGAATGAGTTAATATCTGAGGCACCTTTCATAACATGTTTTTATTGACAAAACAACTATTCGCATGAACTTGCAAATAAAAGGCATTGATTTAACAACAGTCGCTACAGTACTGCAAATGTAAGCATGATGTTGATAAATAATGAAACTGCGGTGTATATGTATCTCGGTACCTAAAATAGCTGACGGCATCGAGCTGCGACCCACAACTTACATGTGAGGTACAAATGAATCAAGAAAATTATGTGGTTTaattataatttgcatataatatcATTGAGAGAACATAGCATCCCATCCACCGTTACATACCCTTCTTCTTCAAACCATCCCATGAGAAGAGAAAGCTATTGATCTACTCCGAAGTGCTGAAGTTTCTCCAAAAAGAAAGGGATAATGAAATGTCCGATAACATAGTAGCAGGTGAAACCTTGCATATAGTAGGTTTCTCATGTTTCCTCCAGTGTATGCAGTGTTCCTATAAAAGGCGTGTGGAACAAATGAAATACTTTGGTCAGAAAGGTGGCTAAAGGACTATGATGCAGGTCGCTGGTTTCTAACTGAGACATTTCAGGATTGTCGaccccatttattcataaagaaGGTATGATTTGGCAGGAAGAAGGAActtattaaaacattttctttctatgAAGACGATCAAATTCGGtataaaagttaaattttagGAATTGTATCTAATTTCGGACAATAGTATTAAGAGTATTTGGTTAAAGTTGAAACCAAGAATAATGTACCTTTAACTCTTTTCTATGCCACGATTTGAAAGAGTTTTCAACAGTTAACAGCAAGTTTCACCAGCACATTTACAACTGTGTTAGTTTTTGGCCACCTACACTTAAAGTCCGATTATGCGTTTGGATACACAAAAAGTAATGGCTCGAAACAGCCGAATCATATTTTTCAGTGGTGATAGATTGACTAGTCTTTCTAATTCTTTCCCGATTTTTTGGCTATTTCACAATGCATGAGCAAAATTTAATTCAgaaattacatcaaaacaatgTGAACCGTTGCCCCTGTTTACAAACACAGACCAGAGGAGAGTGTGGCCTTCAGCGCATGCCCACAGGGAAtgctttttgaaaatttcagctCGAATCTGCATGTAAACAGAGAGACAGGCGGTGTTTGATTTGATCGTATTATTTCACTAGTTGAAACTGTGCGAGACAgccaaaatttggaaaaaaagtacATGAATGTAAAGGTGTGATTGTAGGCTACATTTCagcaataaaaacaatatttcgATCAAACGCTTCATCGTcctctattaaaaaaaaaatgtttttatcatTTCTGTCAGATAGGATCTAAGCAAATGCCATTTATCCCAAAAGAGACACATCTTACTTAACATCTTTTTGGAACTTGCCTGTTAGAATTGCTGTAAATGACAAATTGTTTAAAGTGAATAAAATCTTATAGCTATTCCAATCCAAGTCGAATTTCATCAATAACGTCTTCAAATGTTAGCATTCTTAAAGTAGTGTTCCTGTTTGTAACTCTAGCCAATCTCTATAAAGAGTTCCCATGTATTGAGGAGGGTTAACTCTGGACAAAAATGTCTTTATGAGCCTGTGTCTATCATTGGacgttttgtcattttgtcattggTGATCATCAGTCTTACTGCTTTTTCTGCTAGTGCATATGACTAGTATTCTGAGTTTCATACCATTTATGTTAATAGCTTCTAGTTTCACTGTTTCAGTTCCAGTCCAATTTTATTTGTTGTCCTAGTCTTTCAGTATTTCATATAGTGGTCTCTGTAGCGATTGTTTTATCATTCCATATTTAATAAGATTTTGCATATTACAACAGTCACCTGTGTCATTGGCAGGTATATAAAGACAATTGTATATATGCCATCAGTACTGACTAAATACAACGTGAATCTTGTCGATTTGACTGAAACGTATTTTATCTTTGGAAAACAGAT
This window of the Apostichopus japonicus isolate 1M-3 chromosome 9, ASM3797524v1, whole genome shotgun sequence genome carries:
- the LOC139974389 gene encoding fibrinogen-like protein A isoform X2, which encodes MNYQQHGHLQQNGSSHVNVNCTRRCTCENDVLHCEEYSCSHNATCQKQGQSSSCECKEGYWGNGTTCQVITNCQDVYNGLSTEEGIYLIHPPTWAHEPFQVYCKGGWMLFQRRVDASVSFFNDWITYRDGFGDLNSSFWLGNEKIHVISAERDHQLRIEIWFNTTNDASEYLHYNLFRISSEATKYEITLGSYTGSFDYDYMDYHRDMKFTTYDQDNDLVLQNCATSEFHPGGWWFNGCHAIMLNGIYGGPWDTGICLFQRNTHDYTCSVVAVNMKIKTL
- the LOC139974389 gene encoding fibrinogen-like protein A isoform X1, with translation MIWLNCSCQTTCDDPEGLHGCFKSCNDEPGYTCVCPDEFQIRDGACIPLEECGCYHSPTGVISNGSSHVNVNCTRRCTCENDVLHCEEYSCSHNATCQKQGQSSSCECKEGYWGNGTTCQVITNCQDVYNGLSTEEGIYLIHPPTWAHEPFQVYCKGGWMLFQRRVDASVSFFNDWITYRDGFGDLNSSFWLGNEKIHVISAERDHQLRIEIWFNTTNDASEYLHYNLFRISSEATKYEITLGSYTGSFDYDYMDYHRDMKFTTYDQDNDLVLQNCATSEFHPGGWWFNGCHAIMLNGIYGGPWDTGICLFQRNTHDYTCSVVAVNMKIKTL